The genomic region GTAAACGATGAAGGGCTCAGAGGTTCCGCCAGCGTCCATCGGCCCGAAGATGCCGCCAACCTCAACGCTATTTGCGGTTTGAGTAGTCGGGGGCGTGCGTTTCGGGTAAATCTCGCTTGCGGACGCTTCAAAGATCACTAAACCGTTTGTGTCGGCTCCGGGAGGATAAATAGCAAGAGGAACGATAGCTCCCGCCCCATCTGCTGGCACTGCCCACAATTCCATGGCGTCGAAGATTGTGGAGAAATCGCTTCCAGCGGATGCACTCATTTGCTGAAATTCTCCTAAATCATAAATCACGTATGCAATGCGTTGAGGACTCAACTCCTGACCACTGGAATCCAGCCCATCCCAGATCACTGACACTGTTGTTCCGTTGCCCGTGAATGAGCGGTAGATCGTGTTGGTATCGTCGGCGTATGTGATGTCCACCTGCCAACTTCGGGGAGATGTCCAAACTGCATGAACCTGTTGTGTTTCCCCCAAATCTGGGCGATACCCGGCATACTTCAGGCGTACGTCTGAAAGAGGATTGTTGAACGAGACCGTAGCATTTTGGGCCGCAAATGAGGCTTCTCCGTCTAATGCCGGATCAGGCACAGCATCATCGCCCCCAGTTGTTCCGGTGTCGCCGTCGTTCTGAACCGAAACTGTCAAGCGATGCGTGCCGTTTGGAAAGAATCTGGTTTCGAGAGGGAATGCGTAGTCCTTACCGGGGCTCAAAGAAACTTCGTTGCCATCCACCAGCAAACTCCCTGAAACGACGTTTGAAGGGCTGGTGACGCTCGCCAAGATGTTTGTCAACCCCGAAAGGGTGCTGAATGCGTTGCTGATGGTGATTGTGGCTGGAAAAGAGTTTGATGCGTAGCCCTGAACTGCGATGCGATAAAAGCGGTAGGACACATTCTCATCTGCGGATGATGTACGGGGATATGATACCGACTCCGTGCCTATATCGGCCCAGAGCGTGTTCGTTCCTTGATTCGCAATGTACTCCGCTGCCGTTGTAAAGTTGGTTGCGAGATCGGGAGCGTAATCCACCCGGTAGATTTCATTCGTTCGGCTGGTCCACTCAAGAACAGCAGGCTGGTCTGCCCTGACCTTAACGACCTTGAGGACGGGCTGGCTGTTATTTTGAGAAAATCCTGATTGCAGGGCTCCTACAATCACGAGAATGAGCATTCCTCGTGTCATCGTTTTCATAACTCGGTTCTGTTGGGGTGCCGAGCCTTTCGCTGAGCCCAGCACTATTGCGATCTTTTGCTTCTCGATGTCAGAATGCAAGGAAATTGGCTGCCTAAATGTTTTATGCCGAAGGTCATGTATGCATTTTTTCAGTCTTGGATGGCTCACACGCCAATCAGCTTTGTCCGATGATTTCAACCGGGTAAGGAGAGCGAAGCGCATTAGCCGACCCTTGGCGAGATGGGCGGAACATTTGGAACGTAAGGAACGAAGCCCCAATCTCGGCGTGGCAACACTTATCGCCAATTCCCGCCTGATGGCTGGCAAAGAAGGTCAATTTCGAGCAGGGCGATTCTCCAGAAGGGGATGAATCTTCGCTATGCATCTATGCGCATTATAAAGGTCTATTGTTCGGGATTTCGCTTGTGTCCATTCGGATGGTGCCGAGGCGTTCACAAATCCCGTCCAACCTCACCGGTGACCGCAGGAGCGTCCTGAATCGAAGAGACGGGTCGAACTACCTCGCAAGGTCCCGCCCCTTCCTGTGGCAACCGGCAGCGTCGGTGGTGCTGAATCCTTCTGACTTCTTGATCGACGCTCGCCACCTAAAAACCCGTTTGCCTACTTTTTTGCCTACATTTGGCCCGGAAATCTGCCCTAAATACAATGCTCTTATTCTCAAGGATTTGCGGAAATCAATTTGTATAAGTATCTGTGGTGCAGATAACTATACGTAAATCAGAATCCAAGGAAAAGTGCCTACTCCCTACTATCCGAAGTCAGAAGCTCTATCCAATTGAGCTACGGACGCAGTACTATGATGCGGGACCCTACCCACGAATGGCGCGGCGGTAAAGCCGGAAGCTCGCGCCAGCATGCTGGCGGTCCTCCCTCGGGTTTGTGCTGCGGCCTATCGTAAAGCCCGCCGCCGCGTTGCTTCACGGCACGACCAGCGGCTCGCGCCAAAGATGACCATTCTGCGCGAGCAAATCCTCCGCCGCCGCCGGCCCCCACGTGCCCGCCGCGTAAAACTCTCGGCCGGATAACGGCTTCCCCTCCCAACCTTGGCGAATGCCGTCCACAATCTCCCACGCCGCCTCCACCTCGTCGCGGCGAATGAAGAGGGTGGCGTCGCCCGCCATCGCTTCGAGCAGCAATCGTTCATATGCCTCGGGCGTGTAGGCACCAAACTCGGCATCGTAGCTGAAATGCATCCGCACCGGTCGCACCGCCGTGCTGGTGCCGGGCACTTTGCCGTTGAACCGGAGCGAGATGCCCTCGTTGGGCTGAAGCCGCAAAGTCAGGGCGTTGGGATCCAGCCTCGGCCCGCACTGCGCCGCGAACAACACGTTGGGCGTCGGCCGGAACTGAACTCGCACCTCGCTAGTGCTCAGGGGCAGGTTCTTGCCGGTGCGCAGGTAAAACGGCACGCCCGACCAGCGCCAGTTGTCTATCAGCAGCCTCAGCGCCACATAGGTCTCGACGTTCGAGTCCGGGTTGACCTTGGGCTCCTGGCGATACCCCGGTCGAGCCTGCCCGTCCACCATGCCGGCGGCATACTGTCCCCGCACCACCTGCCGGGCCACGGCCTCCGGACTCATGGGTCGGATAGACTTGAGCAGCTTGACTTTCTCGTCGCGGATGGACTCGGCCTGGAGGGATACCGGCGGCTCCATCGCCACCAGCGACAGCACTTGCAGCAAGTGGTTCTGCACCATGTCCCGCAATGCGCCCGCCTCCTCATAATAACCGCCGCGCCCGCCCACGCCGGGCTTTTCGCTGACGGTGATCTGGAAGTGGTCAACGGATTCACGGTTCCAGAGCCGTTCGAAAATGGCGTTCGAGAACCGGAACATCATGATGTTCTGCACTGTCTCCTTGCCCAGGTAATGATCAATGCGGAAAACCTGCTGCTCATGGGTGAAACGCGTCAGCTCACGGTTCAACTGTCGCGCCGAGTGCAAATCATGGCCAAACGGCTTCTCCACCACCACCCGTTGCCAGCCCTCCGCGCCGTCCTTGCGCAGAAGTCCGGCATGATGGATCTGCTCGACCACCGCGCTGAACTGGCTGGGTGAGACCGCCAGATAGAAGAGCAGGTTGTGCCGCAACGGCCCACCGCCAAAGGAAGCAAGCCGTCGCTCCAGCGCCTCGTAGGTCGCCGCGGCGGTAAGATCGCCCTGGCAGTAACATAGGTGCTCCGAAAACTCCTGCCACACGCGGTCGTCCACCGGTTGGGTACGGGTAAACTGGCCCAGTGCCGATCGCAGTTCCGCCCGCCAGGAGGCATCCGTCTTATCCCGCCGGGCAACGCCGAAGACGCGGAAGTCGGGCGGCATCTGCTTCTGCCTGCAAAGGTGGTACAGAGCGGGAACGAGCTTGCGCGCCGCCAGGTCCCCGCTCGCGCCAAAGATGACAATCGAGCATGGTTCCACCACCTTGCGCCCGCCATCCAGCCGACAGGTCAGCAGCTCGTCAAGTTGCGCGGATTGGTCCATAGGCAGACCATCGCCGAAGCGCAGCCCCATTTCAAACATAGTTCTGCTTTACTTGGAACTGCATCGCTCTATATTCTCCCCGCACTAGACAGCCGATGTGGCGGAATTGGCAGACGCGCTAGACTCAAAATCTGGTACTCGTGAGAGTGTGTGGGTTCGACCCCCTCCATCGGCACCACCTCGAATCCGGGGAGCAATGATGACCTCGTATTCCCTGTGCCTCGGCTTTCCGGGTTGTGCTGGTGAAAACCACCGTTGGCACTTCCCGGAAATCCGTGATGAACCAAGATCTGGCCCTCCGGATTGCCGCTCGTGGAGGTCA from Candidatus Paceibacterota bacterium harbors:
- a CDS encoding DUF6345 domain-containing protein, with the translated sequence MKTMTRGMLILVIVGALQSGFSQNNSQPVLKVVKVRADQPAVLEWTSRTNEIYRVDYAPDLATNFTTAAEYIANQGTNTLWADIGTESVSYPRTSSADENVSYRFYRIAVQGYASNSFPATITISNAFSTLSGLTNILASVTSPSNVVSGSLLVDGNEVSLSPGKDYAFPLETRFFPNGTHRLTVSVQNDGDTGTTGGDDAVPDPALDGEASFAAQNATVSFNNPLSDVRLKYAGYRPDLGETQQVHAVWTSPRSWQVDITYADDTNTIYRSFTGNGTTVSVIWDGLDSSGQELSPQRIAYVIYDLGEFQQMSASAGSDFSTIFDAMELWAVPADGAGAIVPLAIYPPGADTNGLVIFEASASEIYPKRTPPTTQTANSVEVGGIFGPMDAGGTSEPFIVYSTYKTFGSFGMLYQGHHPLFGSYPRPPRGAPFGQVTFATGTGFPWGKLKAPKKIATYLSQAVRVMGYSVPFIYGDDNFAAPALQKSSLGGSNIFNTVNLGLFVGHSAAGKENIVALGHPQTYIPVYRKTSDSFTWIGMNDMDLGSSNLKWAAFYSCNLFRDSSYRSFGCYTQMKNNEHLAMNTDLHVMQAYATEVSVLPDMGKYWVVALIGGTGVSSDSTVLGAWKYVCRNTQPKESSANANVSRSIYWPECANDHIYGYGSQTDPDPFYIQAELLEDDQTAPTL
- the zwf gene encoding glucose-6-phosphate dehydrogenase, with the translated sequence MFEMGLRFGDGLPMDQSAQLDELLTCRLDGGRKVVEPCSIVIFGASGDLAARKLVPALYHLCRQKQMPPDFRVFGVARRDKTDASWRAELRSALGQFTRTQPVDDRVWQEFSEHLCYCQGDLTAAATYEALERRLASFGGGPLRHNLLFYLAVSPSQFSAVVEQIHHAGLLRKDGAEGWQRVVVEKPFGHDLHSARQLNRELTRFTHEQQVFRIDHYLGKETVQNIMMFRFSNAIFERLWNRESVDHFQITVSEKPGVGGRGGYYEEAGALRDMVQNHLLQVLSLVAMEPPVSLQAESIRDEKVKLLKSIRPMSPEAVARQVVRGQYAAGMVDGQARPGYRQEPKVNPDSNVETYVALRLLIDNWRWSGVPFYLRTGKNLPLSTSEVRVQFRPTPNVLFAAQCGPRLDPNALTLRLQPNEGISLRFNGKVPGTSTAVRPVRMHFSYDAEFGAYTPEAYERLLLEAMAGDATLFIRRDEVEAAWEIVDGIRQGWEGKPLSGREFYAAGTWGPAAAEDLLAQNGHLWREPLVVP